The sequence below is a genomic window from Blastococcus sp. Marseille-P5729.
CTGACGGCGCGTCCGTCGGGCATCCCGGACGAGTCGTGCTTTGAGATCGTCGAGGAGCCCGTTGCTGCTCCGGCGGCGGGTCAGGTCGTGGTCCGCAATGAGTACCTCTCCGTCGATCCGGCGATGCGGGGTTGGGTGAGCGCGGTCGCCAACTACTCCGAGCCCGTGCCGATCGGTGCCGTCATGCGTTCGTTCGCCGCAGGCGAGGTCGTGGAGTCGCAGCACCCCGATTACCCCGTCGGCACGAAGGTCATGGGGATGCTCGGCTGGCAGCAGTACGCCACCGTCGGCGCCGATGCGATCTGGCGCAAGGTCACCGAGGACGACCTGCCGCTCTCGCTGAGTCTCGGCGTCCTCGGTCTCAACGGCCTGACGGCGTGGGCCGGCGTCCGCGAGGTGCTGCGACCCGAGTCTGGTCAGAGCGTCGTCGTCTCGACCGCCGCCGGAGCCGTAGGCTCGCTCGTCGGCCAACTATGCAAGGCGATCGGATGCCGGACCGTCGGCATCACCGGCAGCGCTGAGAAGGTCGCTCTGTGCGTCGACGAGTTCGGGTTCGACGCCGCGGTCGACTACCGCTCGTCGACCTTCGTCGATGACCTCGCGGCAGCGTTGCCGGACGGCGTCGACCGCTACTTCGACAACACCGCCGGGTCGATCACGGACGCCGTCCTCGAGCATCTGAACACCCACGCGGCGATGGTGGTGTGCGGTACGGCGTCCATCTCGTCGTGGGACCCGTGGCCCACCGGTCCGCGCATCGAGCGGCGCATCCTCACCACCCGGGCCCGGGTCGAAGGGCTGCTGGCCTTCGATTTCATGGACCGCCTCCAGGAGGCCGTCGCTGATCTGGCCGGCATGGTGCGCGCCGGCGAGCTCACCTATCGGGAGGACGTTCTGGAAGGCATGTCCAGCGCTCCGGGCGCCATCGCTGGTCTGTATCGCGGCGAGAACCTCGGCAGACGGGTCATCCGCCTCTAGCCTGGATTATTGCCGGTTCCGAACCCCGCCTCGCCGGCTACTGGTCGGTAGTTGTCCCCGGATGTGGCAATCCCGCCGCAGCTGGGGACATGTTGTTCTGTGCCGCCTGGCCCGTCAGTCGGAGTTCGGATCGATGAGCTCCGGCTTCGCCGTCAGGACGGCGATCGGGATCGTCACCGGCGCGCTCACAAGATCCGGCAGAGTGCCGCCCACGGTGCTCGTACCGTCGAAGCCGGTCCAGGTCACCGAATAAGCAACCTGCACCGTCACATTCCACGAACCACCGTCGGTCTCCTGCGTGAACTGCACCGAACACGTAGGCGACGGCTCATCCATCGGAGTGCCCGCCGGAACCGGCGTCCCCGGTCCGGCGCAGGACTTCTGCGCGGTCGCACCATCGTTCGGGTCGATGATGATCGTGTGCGGAGCAATCGTCGCCTGCACCCAGACCGGGCCGACCTCGACCCGCGGCGTGAGAGTCGTCCACTGTGCAGCATTCATCCACACCCAGGTGTGTACGTTCTTCAACGTCGCCCGCCGACCATCCTGCAGCAGATAGAAAGGATCCAGACTCACCTCCGGCGTCACCACCGTGACCGACGAGGTAGCCGACTGCGCCAACACCTCCGGCGAAGGCAACTCCGGCGCAGGCGCTGCGGGGGGAGGACCAGACGGGCACCCCGTGAGGCCGACAGCACAGATTCCTGCCCAACTAGCCTGCTCGACCGTCATCGGGGGCGGATCAGGAGACCTTCGGGGAGCGGCTGGGACGTTACTTGGCGTCGCAGCTGCAGGCGGTGGTGGCGATGGTTCCTCACCATGGAAACTTCCGTCCACGGAGGCAGTTCCGTTGCTCGGATCAGTAGAGGCGCTCGGTGCAGCACCCGCGGCGCTGACGCCTATTATCAGCACGCCGCAGCAGGCGCTCACAACGACCGTGCTGAGCCTAGTCAACATGCCTCATTCGTCGCGACCGCCGAATGAACCATCCACTTGCCCGCATCCTCGATGACGAGTTGCGCCTCGACCCGGGTGCCGGGTCCTCCCCTCGCGACGACCTGACCACCGGAAATGCTCACCATCTCCTCGGTGCTGCCGTCGCGACACTCTATGACCGTCGCGCCGTTCCCCACAATGACCACTTCGAGTGGACCGAACGTGATCCCTCCGCTAGGTTTTCTGTCTTCAGCGGCAAACTGCTGGAACACCTTGACCCAGTTCTCGACGACGGGTTGCTCCGCGAAGGGGGTAAAGGCGGCGCGAACCTCGTCGTCGGTCGGCGTCGTCAACGTGTAGATCGCGTTGTAGTAACCCTTGTACTGATCAACCACCGCCTGCTCGTCCGGGGAGAACGACGAGCTCGCGGAAGCGGCCGACTCGCTGCCGGACGAGACTTCCGAAGTCTCAGAGGCGGTAGCGGACGATGTTGCATCGCTAAGGTCGGTGGGCTGGGTGGGCTCATCGGTACATCCCGCGCCGGTCATCACGAACGCGCCGACCATCATCCCTGCGGCCCATCGCATGACACGGCCCATCGTGCACTCCCCGCTCGTCGGCGTCCCTCGCTCGCTTCGAGCTCCAGCCGCCACAGAATAACCAGCGCACGACGGTCAAACCAGGGTTGTCCACAACGCCATCTGCGACGAATACTCCCGCCCAATCCGGAAAGCTCCTGCAGCACTGCCGAGGTGCGCTCAAAGATCTCGAAAAGGCAGCCTGCCTGCACAGAACTCCGCCTCGCCGGTTACTGGTCGGTAGTTGTCCCCGGATGCGGCAATCCCGCCGCAGCTGGGGACATGTTGTTCTGTGCCGCCTGGCCCGTCAGTCGGAGTTCGGGTCGATGAGCTCCGGCTTCGCCGTCAGGACGGCGATCGGGATCGTCGCCGGTGCGCTCACGAGGTCGGGCAGAGTGCCGCCCACGGTGCTCGTACCGTCGAAGCCGGTCCAGGTCACCGAATAAGCAACCTGCACCGTCACATTCCACGAACCACCGTCGGTCTCCTGCGTGAACTGCACCGAACACGTAGGCGACGGCTCATCCATCGGAGTGCCCGCCGGAACCGGCGTCCCCGGTCCGGCGCAGGACTTCTGCGCGGTCGCACCATCGTTCGGGTCGATGATGATCGTGTGCGGAGCAATCGTCGCCTGCACCCAGACCGGGCCGACCTCGACCCGCGGCGTGAGAGTCGTCCATTGCGAGGAGTTCATCCACACCCAGGTGTGTACGTTCTTCAACGTCGCCCGCCGACCATCCTGCAGCAGATAGAAAGGATCCAGACTCACCTCCGGTGTCACCACCGTCACCGACGTGACAGCTGACTGCGCCAACACCTCCGGCGAAGGCAACGCCGGCGCAGGCGCCGGCGCCGCTGTTACCGGCGCTGGCTGGCAGCGCGGATTCGTGGCGGCCAACAACCCGCACGTGCCTATAGGTGGAGCTCCGGCTGCGACGAACGGGCTTACGGGCACGGCCGCAGTATCGCCGCGAGCAGTGATGGTCGAGGTTTCGCTTCCCGCCGGTGGCTGACTCGAGCTGCTTCCGCTGCCGCGGTCGCTCGTGTTACCGCGGACGCTAACCGAGTTGGCTTGCTTTTCGGCCCCAACATCATCGGCAAAACCGGGCGCCGCGACGATTAGAAGACCAACGGCCAGCCCAATAGCTCGCCGTCCGGTCGTCAGCACCCGCCCTCCGTCGCATTAGCTTCTTGCACCAGCCATTCGCCGGAATCGCTAAGGAACAGCTCTGCAACCACCTTCGTCTCCGGAGAACCGTGAGACTTCGTAGACTTGTCCGCCGACGAAATGACCAATTCTGACGTGCCGTCGCGGCATTCGATCACCACAGCCACCTGCCCCGTAATGGCGACCTCGAGCGGACCAAACTGGATTTCGCCACCTGGCTCGCTTCCTTCAGTCGCCAGTTCTTGGAACACCTTCACCCAGTTCTCGACCACATGCTGTTCGGCATAGGGGGTGAAGGCGGCGCGAACCTCGTCGTCGGTCGGCGTCGTCAACGTGTAGATCGCGTTGTAGTAACCCTTGTACTGATCGACCACCGCCTGCTCGTCCGGGGAGAACGACGAGCTCGCGGAAGCGGCCGACTCGCTGCCGGACGAGACTTCCGAAGTCTCAGAGGCGGTAGCGGACGATGTTGCATCGCTAAGGTCGGTGGGCTGGGTGGGCTCA
It includes:
- a CDS encoding NADP-dependent oxidoreductase; translated protein: MSDSSAPARTNTKTILTARPSGIPDESCFEIVEEPVAAPAAGQVVVRNEYLSVDPAMRGWVSAVANYSEPVPIGAVMRSFAAGEVVESQHPDYPVGTKVMGMLGWQQYATVGADAIWRKVTEDDLPLSLSLGVLGLNGLTAWAGVREVLRPESGQSVVVSTAAGAVGSLVGQLCKAIGCRTVGITGSAEKVALCVDEFGFDAAVDYRSSTFVDDLAAALPDGVDRYFDNTAGSITDAVLEHLNTHAAMVVCGTASISSWDPWPTGPRIERRILTTRARVEGLLAFDFMDRLQEAVADLAGMVRAGELTYREDVLEGMSSAPGAIAGLYRGENLGRRVIRL